CCTCGAGGAGGCATCAAAAATTATATACTTGCAGCTGGCCATTGAGAGAAATCCCAGCAAGATATCGAATGATAATGTCCAGGAAATACTGAGAACATACAAAAAAAGCTAGTGAGACAGGAAATGGTGATTCACCTCCTTGTTTCAGGCCTAATTCCGTATGATTCAGGTAAGACAACCTTTGCTGTTTCTCTAGCAAAAAAATTGAAGATGAGCGCTTCCGTCCATCCATTCAAGCCTGTCTCGGCCCATAGCATATTTACGCAGAGCTGGTCGTTTGAGGAAAGCTATAGGAGAGGCTACTTGATTGGAGGAGATGCTCTGATCTATGAAAGAGAGCTTGGATTAATGGAAAGGGACCTTCTCAGAATAAATCCCATCGATTTTCTCCTGTCTCCAATATCATCTCCTACTGTGTTGACAAGAGAAGAGCTGAACGAGTACATGAAGAGCATGGAGAATCAGCTGAAAACGATGGCAGTAGCCAGAATCACGGATTGCCAAGATGGAAGATCAAAGCACTATCTCATAGTGGACAACATCGATAGCTTTCCATCCAAGATCAGAAATAAAATAGACGATTTTTCTAGAAAAGTCAACTCAGAGAAAGAGGAAATAAGCGAACTTCTTAAGCTCATGAGAAGCAGAGAAATCGAGAGAAACCTCGATACCTGCTTGGATTATCTGGAAAGAAACAGCAGAATTGTAATCACTGAATCCTTCAGCGACTCTCTCTATCCATACGCAGGCATTTTGGGAAGAGCAAACATGATAGCAGTTGTGGCCCCAGGAAAGGCATACATATATTTAGATGCCTCCAAAGTGCAATCTCTTATCTCAACTGGAAAAATCTCCCCAGAGGAGCCCAGATCTGTTAGTCTTCTGCTCCATTCTCAGCCAGACTTTTGGGAGGACCTCAGCTTAGGGGATCCCATTTCCGCTGAAAGCAAAATTCTCTCAAGAATACTATCTTCACTCTGAAATCTAAAATTCCCAGAATGGATATCTCTCAACCTTAATTCTCTGCACTCTTGCGTCTTTCCTAGCCATACAAGATTTACATGATCACTTGCTTGGTCCGATCAATATGTGATGTTTATATATGAAGTATCTTAAAAATAATAACGGTGAGAAAATGGTGGAACTGAACAGAGAAGTTGCCCTCAAAATGTACAAAGACATGGTGAAAATTAGGTACTTCGAGGACACTATAAGAAACTATTACTATGAGGGAAAGAAGCCAATATTCAACATAGCAGCAGGTCCGATACCTGGAGAAATGCATTTAGCGGCGGGACAGGAGCCAGCTGCTGTCGGAATGGCCATTCATCTGAGGAAGGAAGACTTCATAGCTGCAACTCATAGGCCTCATCACATAGCTATAGCTAAGGGCGTTGATCTCAAGAAGATGGCAGCAGAGATCTTTGGAAAGGCTACAGGACTAGGAAAGGGAAAAGGAGGGCATATGCACCTCTTCGATGTCAATGCTTCATTTGGATGCAGCGGAATTGTGGGAGCTTCATTTCCACAAGCTGTTGGTGCAGGATTGGCCTTCAAAAAGCTGGGAAAAAACAACGTTGCTGTAGCTTATGGAGGGGATGGAGCAGCTAATCAGGGAACTTTTCATGAGTCCCTTAACCTGGCATCTCTCTGGAAGCTACCAGTGATATTCGTCATAGAGGACAACAAGTGGGCAATAAGCGTTTCGAAGTCGAAGTCCACAGCAGTTTCAAGAAATGCGGACAGGGCGGTTGCCTATGGCATACCTGGAGTATTCATACCGGATAATGATCTTTTTGCAATGTTCGAGGCATCCAAGGAAGCAGTGGAGAGAGCCAGAGCAGGGAAGGGACCAACCCTAATAGAGATAGAAACTTACAGACTCTACGGACACTTCGAGGGGGATCCTGAGGTCTACAGGCCAAAAGAGGAGCTGGAGCGTCTGAAGGCTAACGATCCCATAATTAGGACTAGAAACGAACTCATAAAGAGAGGATGGCTCGATGAGGCACTGGACAAAAAGCTAACCGAGGAAGCAAAGAAAGAAGTGGATGAAGCAATCAAGTTTGCTCTAGACAGCCCATATCCAAAGCCAGAGGAGGCTCTTGAAGACGTTTTTGCTCCATCGCCTCTCCCCCCGGAGCCAGAAATTAGGGGGACAAGAAGGCTCCCCATGTATCTTGCCATAAGCGAGGCAATTGCCCAGGAAATGGAGAGGGATGAAAGAATAATTGTGATGGGAGAAGACGTAGGGGTATATGGAGGGATATTCGGGGCAACTTACGGCCTATATAATAAGTTTGGACCAGAGAGAATAATAGATACACCAATTTCCGAGGCAGGATTCTTTGGTGCAGCTCTGGGCGCTGCCATGAGCGGTCTGAGACCCATAGTCGAGCTCATGTTCGTGGACTTCTTTGGAGTAGCATTTGATCAAATGTACAATCACATAGCAAAAAACCACTACATGAGCGGAGGAAGCGTGAATGTACCAGTCGTCATGCAAACTGCAATAGGCGGTGGATATAATGACGCAGCACAACATTCTCAAGTTCTGTACTCAATATTTGCGCATGTTCCTGGTATCAAAGTTGTTGTCCCATCAAACTCATTTGATGCTAAAGGGCTTATGATAAGTTCGATCAGAGACGGGAATCCAATTATGTACATGTTCCATAAGGGCCTCATG
The Fervidicoccaceae archaeon genome window above contains:
- a CDS encoding dehydrogenase E1 component subunit alpha/beta, producing MVELNREVALKMYKDMVKIRYFEDTIRNYYYEGKKPIFNIAAGPIPGEMHLAAGQEPAAVGMAIHLRKEDFIAATHRPHHIAIAKGVDLKKMAAEIFGKATGLGKGKGGHMHLFDVNASFGCSGIVGASFPQAVGAGLAFKKLGKNNVAVAYGGDGAANQGTFHESLNLASLWKLPVIFVIEDNKWAISVSKSKSTAVSRNADRAVAYGIPGVFIPDNDLFAMFEASKEAVERARAGKGPTLIEIETYRLYGHFEGDPEVYRPKEELERLKANDPIIRTRNELIKRGWLDEALDKKLTEEAKKEVDEAIKFALDSPYPKPEEALEDVFAPSPLPPEPEIRGTRRLPMYLAISEAIAQEMERDERIIVMGEDVGVYGGIFGATYGLYNKFGPERIIDTPISEAGFFGAALGAAMSGLRPIVELMFVDFFGVAFDQMYNHIAKNHYMSGGSVNVPVVMQTAIGGGYNDAAQHSQVLYSIFAHVPGIKVVVPSNSFDAKGLMISSIRDGNPIMYMFHKGLMGLPWMPYPQSAVSIVPEEPYQVPIGKAKVVRKGRHVTIVGAALSVHRAIEAAEKLSSEGIEAEVIDLRSLKPLDKKTVLDSLKETGNLIVVDEDYLSYGLTGELAAVAAEEALPYLKSYTRIAVPDVPIPYSRPLEQFVLPSVERIVEAAKRAVGK